A part of Candidatus Hinthialibacter antarcticus genomic DNA contains:
- a CDS encoding acyltransferase family protein — protein MNNATTQTTAIDRRHDLDALRAIAMLSGIALHASLSFIPGLWPVQDNQQAHILGLIPAFLHGFRMPLFFLISGFFTAMLWRKRGLKSLLRHRFRRIFIPFALCLITIIPASYLIIGWAMTTGTAQSVDEEAAVSTQASADLWSAARVGDLEKIRAFVEDGAGINQQDQIYGITPLSTATMTGQLEAVELLLELGADVNMPVRDGSTPLHTAAFFGEAEVAKVLLQNGADADIKNSYGQTSHQSLTADMGTTQFIAGLVNVKFDPQKINEGRSQISEILGVSTGQERSNPVLSILYGLLFSTPVLQHLWFLWFLIWLVVGFAVYALIADALNWNVQSSKLILSPLRYMWLVPLTMVPQLFMIEPTFGSDTSAGLLPMPHVLLYYAVFFGFGALYFDAKDEAGALGKRYWLTLPVAILVIFPIGMIFTHAPNEAIPLIPSARQFINNLLQVAYVWLMTFGCMGLFRRLLSRESKWMRYISDSSYWLYIAHLPLIFFVQAYIRDWQMPALAKFVLVTVLVTGFLLVIYETMVRYTWVGALLNGRKKRGGAAIAQPAE, from the coding sequence ATGAATAACGCGACCACGCAAACTACCGCCATCGACCGCCGCCACGACCTCGACGCGCTACGCGCCATCGCCATGCTGTCGGGCATCGCGCTTCATGCGTCGCTATCGTTTATCCCGGGGCTTTGGCCGGTGCAAGACAATCAGCAAGCGCATATATTGGGATTGATCCCCGCGTTTTTGCATGGTTTTCGCATGCCGCTGTTTTTTCTCATCAGCGGATTTTTTACTGCAATGTTATGGCGCAAGCGCGGGCTGAAGTCGCTACTGCGGCACCGCTTCCGGCGGATTTTTATCCCGTTCGCGTTGTGTCTTATCACCATCATTCCCGCGTCATATTTGATTATTGGCTGGGCCATGACAACGGGGACCGCCCAGAGCGTTGATGAAGAGGCCGCCGTATCTACGCAAGCAAGCGCTGATCTCTGGTCGGCGGCGAGAGTCGGCGATTTAGAAAAAATTCGAGCATTTGTCGAAGACGGCGCCGGGATCAACCAACAAGATCAAATTTATGGAATCACGCCGCTATCGACGGCGACGATGACCGGCCAACTCGAAGCGGTTGAACTGTTACTTGAACTGGGCGCAGACGTGAACATGCCCGTGCGCGACGGTTCAACCCCGCTGCACACCGCCGCTTTTTTCGGCGAGGCCGAAGTCGCAAAAGTCTTGTTGCAAAATGGCGCAGACGCGGACATCAAAAACAGTTATGGACAAACGTCTCATCAGTCGTTAACCGCCGACATGGGGACAACCCAATTCATCGCTGGACTGGTCAACGTAAAATTTGATCCCCAAAAAATCAACGAAGGCCGCAGCCAGATTTCCGAAATATTGGGCGTCTCCACCGGACAAGAACGCTCAAATCCTGTGCTCAGCATCCTGTATGGACTGCTGTTTTCAACGCCTGTGCTTCAACACCTCTGGTTTTTGTGGTTTCTCATTTGGCTGGTGGTTGGCTTCGCGGTTTATGCGCTCATCGCAGACGCGCTGAATTGGAACGTCCAATCCAGCAAACTGATTTTATCGCCGCTACGGTATATGTGGCTGGTCCCGCTCACGATGGTTCCGCAGTTGTTTATGATTGAACCGACTTTTGGCTCTGACACCTCGGCGGGGTTGCTGCCCATGCCGCATGTGTTGTTGTATTACGCGGTTTTCTTTGGATTCGGCGCCTTATATTTTGACGCCAAAGACGAGGCAGGCGCCTTAGGCAAGCGCTACTGGCTGACGCTGCCGGTTGCGATATTGGTGATTTTCCCCATTGGTATGATATTCACTCACGCCCCCAATGAGGCGATTCCGCTGATTCCAAGCGCGAGACAATTCATCAATAATCTTTTGCAAGTCGCTTACGTCTGGCTGATGACCTTCGGCTGCATGGGGCTGTTTCGCCGACTGCTCAGCCGCGAAAGCAAGTGGATGCGTTATATTTCGGATTCATCCTATTGGCTCTACATCGCCCACCTGCCGTTGATCTTTTTTGTGCAGGCATATATTCGCGACTGGCAAATGCCTGCGCTGGCCAAGTTTGTTTTGGTTACGGTATTGGTGACGGGATTTTTGTTGGTCATTTATGAGACGATGGTGCGCTACACCTGGGTGGGCGCGTTGTTGAATGGACGCAAAAAACGCGGCGGCGCAGCAATCGCGCAACCCGCTGAATAA
- a CDS encoding ankyrin repeat domain-containing protein, with product MKKALLYLTVMIFAVGCAEQPPEIDIWQAAGEGNIAAIQQHVKAGTDINALEPTGGSTPLIVAALFGQPDAAEVLILKGAALDQKNNNGSTALHLAALFCHPNIVKLLLENGAEPNPKDNIGTTPLDAVGAEWSQELEDVYAMVGGILQMEIDLDRIKRTRGSVADILKEHGAKFGNE from the coding sequence ATGAAAAAGGCATTGCTATATCTCACCGTAATGATTTTTGCCGTTGGATGCGCCGAACAACCGCCGGAAATCGACATCTGGCAAGCGGCGGGAGAAGGAAACATCGCCGCCATTCAACAACACGTCAAAGCGGGAACAGACATCAACGCCCTCGAGCCAACCGGCGGCTCGACGCCTTTGATTGTGGCAGCCTTGTTTGGTCAGCCCGATGCAGCCGAAGTGTTAATTTTAAAGGGCGCAGCGTTAGACCAAAAGAACAATAATGGTTCAACCGCTTTACACCTCGCCGCGCTGTTTTGCCATCCGAATATCGTGAAGTTGCTGTTAGAAAACGGCGCCGAACCGAACCCGAAAGACAACATCGGCACGACCCCGCTTGATGCGGTCGGCGCCGAATGGAGCCAGGAATTAGAAGATGTTTACGCCATGGTCGGCGGCATATTGCAAATGGAGATTGACCTAGATCGCATCAAACGCACCCGGGGGTCTGTCGCCGATATTTTGAAGGAACACGGCGCGAAGTTCGGCAATGAATAA
- a CDS encoding DUF3472 domain-containing protein produces the protein MQRIFILFTLLTVALAPCGFAVDAPRAARSVHLWYPAPESEWFYNEMIVDESHPGSYFMACGFSHGYFGIQEIRGPEDKVAIFSVWEPGEQDDPNIVKDDLRVKPLFEGEGVNVSRFGNEGTGGKSMFPYQWNIGETYKFLLNAKLEGKRSVYTAYFYLNEESRWKKLATFSTLAKGDRLKGYYSFVEDFWRNGESAQQVRRARYGNGWVKTLDGDWVDLTRARFTADRTPTMNINAGLLDGLFFLQTGGETVNELPLRDEMSRPPRGLELPKE, from the coding sequence ATGCAAAGAATATTCATACTTTTCACATTACTTACCGTTGCATTGGCGCCATGCGGCTTTGCCGTAGACGCGCCGCGCGCGGCGCGGTCGGTGCATCTGTGGTATCCGGCGCCGGAAAGCGAATGGTTCTATAACGAGATGATCGTCGATGAGTCGCACCCCGGCAGCTACTTCATGGCGTGCGGCTTCAGCCACGGTTATTTTGGCATTCAAGAAATACGCGGACCTGAAGACAAGGTCGCGATTTTCTCAGTCTGGGAGCCCGGCGAACAAGACGACCCCAACATTGTCAAAGACGACCTGCGCGTCAAGCCATTGTTTGAAGGCGAGGGCGTCAACGTCAGCCGCTTTGGAAACGAAGGCACCGGCGGCAAGAGCATGTTCCCCTATCAATGGAACATCGGCGAGACCTATAAGTTTTTGCTGAACGCGAAACTCGAGGGCAAGCGCAGCGTCTATACCGCGTATTTTTATCTCAATGAAGAATCGCGATGGAAGAAGCTGGCGACCTTCTCAACCCTCGCCAAAGGCGACCGCCTCAAGGGCTACTACTCATTCGTTGAAGATTTCTGGCGCAACGGCGAAAGCGCACAACAGGTGCGCCGCGCCCGCTACGGCAACGGCTGGGTCAAGACGCTCGACGGCGATTGGGTCGATCTCACCCGCGCGCGTTTCACCGCCGACCGCACACCGACGATGAACATCAACGCGGGCTTGCTTGATGGATTGTTCTTCTTACAGACGGGCGGCGAAACCGTCAACGAGTTGCCGCTGCGCGACGAGATGTCGCGGCCTCCACGCGGGTTGGAGTTACCAAAGGAATAA
- a CDS encoding serine hydrolase domain-containing protein — MFQPYRFIFTLLLFAVTASGVSALTWQEKTDRQFRKWDRTDSPGCAIIVVKDGEVIHQNGYGMANLRYDIPIDPETTIFRTASNSKQYVAFAILLLHDEGLLTLDDDIRDYIPESPDFGETITIRHLLHHVSGIRDYLSLASMSGLVLMNDYIDKTYALEMFENQQRLNFAPGDQTMYSNTGFTLLGEIVARVSGQSLSEFCRERIFEPLGMTNTFFIDNFQTVYDNFADAYIPDPEGNTWHSTIGFSSVGAAGMASTVVDLAKWDENFYNPVVGNSTIIKMMEQKFRLNDRTLGTMSMGLIVEEALGIKVVYHGGDLNGFHCQTMRFPNEHFSMIFLSNTAELNSGELATMSIQIRSFYLQEPDTSVTDFQLHEPTPPMPAFLSGFIHPDLDMMPYLNPPAYAPKARAARPSQAKPQLTEPQVRRYVGRYYSEELDVFYELALEDGYLMFKTPRIRPGIFGVDQVDSDGSFVTEVIPFIGLPAFWGTFTEDGSGNIDGFLLSNFRVIDLKFIKVTTAPFD; from the coding sequence ATGTTTCAGCCGTATAGATTTATATTCACGCTTCTCTTATTTGCCGTCACAGCGAGCGGGGTTTCTGCCTTAACCTGGCAGGAGAAAACCGACCGCCAGTTTCGTAAATGGGACCGCACCGACTCGCCCGGCTGCGCCATCATCGTCGTCAAAGACGGAGAGGTCATCCATCAAAACGGCTATGGCATGGCCAACTTGCGCTACGATATCCCGATTGACCCTGAGACGACCATCTTTCGCACCGCGTCTAATTCAAAGCAATATGTCGCGTTCGCAATTTTGCTGCTGCATGACGAAGGGCTGCTTACGCTGGATGACGATATTCGCGACTACATTCCAGAATCGCCTGACTTTGGCGAAACCATCACCATCCGCCATTTGCTTCACCACGTCAGTGGGATACGCGACTATTTGAGTTTGGCTTCAATGTCAGGCTTGGTTTTGATGAATGATTATATTGATAAGACGTATGCGCTTGAAATGTTTGAAAACCAACAACGCCTCAATTTCGCGCCCGGCGACCAAACCATGTACTCAAACACCGGCTTTACTCTGCTGGGCGAAATTGTGGCGCGGGTGAGTGGACAGTCGCTATCAGAATTTTGCCGCGAACGCATCTTTGAACCGCTGGGCATGACCAATACGTTTTTTATTGACAACTTTCAGACGGTTTATGACAATTTCGCTGATGCGTATATTCCCGATCCAGAGGGTAACACCTGGCATTCAACCATCGGCTTCTCAAGCGTGGGCGCGGCGGGCATGGCCAGCACGGTGGTCGATCTCGCCAAGTGGGATGAAAACTTCTACAACCCCGTTGTCGGCAATTCAACGATCATAAAAATGATGGAGCAAAAATTCAGGCTCAATGACCGAACCCTTGGAACGATGTCGATGGGGCTGATTGTCGAAGAAGCGCTCGGCATCAAAGTGGTTTATCACGGCGGCGATTTAAACGGCTTTCATTGCCAGACCATGCGGTTTCCGAATGAACATTTTTCGATGATTTTTTTGTCGAACACCGCTGAACTCAATTCCGGTGAATTGGCAACCATGTCGATACAGATTCGCAGTTTCTATTTGCAGGAACCGGATACGTCAGTGACAGACTTTCAGTTGCACGAACCCACGCCGCCGATGCCCGCGTTTCTCTCGGGTTTTATTCACCCTGATTTAGATATGATGCCTTATTTGAATCCGCCTGCGTATGCGCCGAAGGCTCGCGCGGCAAGGCCCAGCCAAGCCAAACCTCAACTCACCGAGCCGCAGGTTCGGCGTTATGTGGGGCGTTATTACAGCGAAGAGTTAGACGTGTTTTATGAACTCGCGCTCGAAGACGGCTATCTGATGTTCAAGACGCCGCGCATTCGCCCTGGAATCTTTGGCGTCGACCAGGTTGACTCAGACGGCTCGTTCGTGACTGAAGTGATTCCATTCATTGGCCTGCCTGCGTTTTGGGGAACATTCACCGAAGACGGCTCTGGCAACATAGACGGATTTCTGCTCAGCAACTTCCGAGTCATTGACCTCAAATTCATCAAAGTCACCACGGCTCCGTTTGACTGA
- a CDS encoding transcription termination/antitermination NusG family protein produces the protein MLSGRLEDYADRWPHDRPIEDDRGKWRVAYVKPRNEKALAIDCQQAGVPYYLPLYVKRKRRNDNNKYRKSVMPLFPGYFPFVDTEDGKSKLQQTNRVVHILDINDQEAFVRDLEQIRHAVNSGMAVDAVPYMEEGQKVRVKEGPLQGLCGIVNRVDANHARLVITVDALKMAVEVELESESVEAL, from the coding sequence ATGTTGTCTGGCCGCCTCGAAGATTACGCAGACCGTTGGCCTCACGACCGCCCCATCGAAGATGACCGGGGCAAGTGGCGAGTCGCTTACGTCAAGCCGCGCAACGAAAAAGCGCTGGCGATTGATTGCCAACAAGCGGGCGTTCCTTACTATTTACCGTTATACGTCAAACGCAAACGCCGCAATGACAACAATAAGTATCGCAAAAGCGTGATGCCGTTGTTTCCGGGGTATTTTCCGTTCGTTGACACAGAAGACGGCAAAAGCAAATTACAACAAACCAACCGCGTCGTTCACATTCTTGATATTAACGATCAGGAAGCGTTTGTACGCGATCTCGAGCAAATTCGCCACGCGGTGAACTCCGGCATGGCGGTCGACGCCGTCCCGTATATGGAAGAAGGCCAAAAGGTCCGCGTAAAAGAAGGCCCGTTACAGGGACTTTGCGGAATCGTTAATCGGGTGGACGCGAACCACGCCCGGTTGGTCATCACGGTTGACGCGTTAAAAATGGCGGTTGAAGTTGAACTCGAAAGCGAGTCAGTCGAAGCACTTTAG
- the kdsB gene encoding 3-deoxy-manno-octulosonate cytidylyltransferase, whose translation MIPARYASVRLPGKPLIDICGRPLIQRVYEKAARARRLDRVIVATDDERIKQAVDSFGGEAVMSPPSLPTGSDRVARVLEDLNLDHDVIMNLQGDEPLIDPTDLDRLVECFEEAPGVQMASLMAPLHERADVEDINQVKVVIDHEDFALYFSRAPIPFWRRKEDIEWAQRPANYWLHLGAYAFSRPTLQRYACWPRSMLEKSESLEQLRAIEHGVRIKMISTSHPWPGVNTPEDVERVRNAYKLQENPE comes from the coding sequence GTGATTCCCGCCCGTTATGCGTCGGTGCGCCTGCCCGGCAAGCCGTTGATCGACATTTGCGGACGCCCGCTGATTCAGCGCGTCTACGAAAAAGCCGCGCGCGCCCGGCGCCTCGATCGGGTGATCGTCGCCACCGATGACGAGCGCATCAAACAAGCGGTCGACAGTTTCGGCGGTGAAGCGGTGATGTCGCCGCCCTCGTTGCCCACCGGTTCCGACCGGGTGGCGCGGGTGCTTGAAGACCTCAATCTCGACCACGACGTCATTATGAACCTGCAAGGCGACGAGCCGTTGATCGACCCCACCGACCTCGACCGGCTGGTCGAGTGTTTTGAAGAGGCGCCCGGCGTACAGATGGCCTCGCTGATGGCGCCGCTGCACGAACGCGCCGATGTGGAAGACATCAACCAGGTGAAAGTCGTCATCGACCACGAAGATTTTGCGCTGTATTTTTCGCGCGCCCCGATTCCATTTTGGCGCCGCAAAGAAGACATCGAATGGGCGCAGCGCCCCGCCAACTATTGGCTGCATCTGGGCGCCTACGCATTCAGCCGCCCCACCCTGCAGCGCTACGCCTGTTGGCCGCGCAGCATGTTGGAAAAGTCAGAAAGCCTCGAACAACTGCGCGCCATCGAACACGGCGTACGCATTAAAATGATCTCCACCAGCCACCCGTGGCCGGGCGTCAACACGCCCGAAGACGTGGAGCGCGTACGCAATGCGTACAAACTACAGGAGAACCCCGAATGA
- a CDS encoding oligosaccharide flippase family protein: MKTIIRNTLFMNLFNVFGRGSGLIRYVLLVYFLTDPDYALITFGFSFGRLCRHFMDWGLDNLITREGARDPALIPSFLLHGFLFKLAWGSLFFLAGFFYLYGARSLSPSELVVVYISMCGSALLSLTGVLRSGYSAVERMEYIFYTNAPVRTISLALLVFALLAKLPVAYAAAAVAVEPLLWLALLGWFAKGAFPLRGAAFSWKTTVFLFRESWALAVYGFFNIFYLSLDVIMIEALMGGRDAVGPYTIASLLVEGVTLLLTGYLMAAFPVFSRLYQTDEDAFRRLFRRSVTVLFAMSFPLSVLLCVWPHEWINLIRPANPISGQVLAILALNLNFALLNTLMIVVFTARNRQRWLVSFTAIAVVVSFGANWLLIPLYHQVGAAMATLFSQALLFFIMGGVGLPLFGLHVPVARVAGLAAITLTSAAAAYCVPGLPVLLVPFIFGGFWLVQAKLFNVISIDEIRRLTQAAQP, translated from the coding sequence TTGAAAACCATTATCCGCAACACCCTTTTTATGAACCTCTTCAATGTATTTGGCCGGGGTTCAGGATTGATTCGTTATGTCTTGCTGGTGTATTTTCTGACCGACCCCGACTATGCGCTCATCACCTTCGGCTTCAGTTTTGGCCGTCTCTGCCGCCACTTTATGGACTGGGGCCTCGATAATCTCATCACCCGCGAAGGCGCGCGCGATCCGGCGCTCATTCCGTCATTTCTCTTACACGGTTTTCTTTTCAAACTGGCGTGGGGCAGTCTGTTTTTTCTCGCGGGGTTTTTCTATCTCTACGGCGCCCGCTCGCTCAGTCCGTCTGAACTCGTCGTGGTGTATATCTCGATGTGCGGATCGGCGCTGCTGTCGCTGACGGGGGTATTGCGCAGCGGCTATAGCGCGGTCGAGCGCATGGAATACATCTTTTATACCAACGCCCCGGTGCGCACCATTTCGCTGGCGCTGTTGGTCTTTGCGCTGCTCGCCAAATTGCCGGTCGCGTATGCGGCGGCGGCGGTCGCGGTTGAACCGTTGTTGTGGCTGGCGCTGTTGGGGTGGTTCGCCAAGGGCGCGTTTCCATTGCGCGGCGCGGCGTTTTCATGGAAGACCACCGTCTTCTTGTTTCGCGAATCCTGGGCGCTGGCGGTTTATGGTTTCTTCAATATTTTTTACCTGAGCCTCGACGTGATTATGATCGAAGCGCTGATGGGCGGACGCGATGCGGTGGGGCCGTACACCATCGCCAGTTTGTTGGTGGAGGGCGTCACTCTCTTGTTGACGGGATACCTGATGGCGGCGTTCCCGGTTTTTTCGCGGCTCTACCAGACCGATGAAGACGCCTTTCGTCGGTTGTTCCGGCGCTCGGTGACGGTGTTGTTTGCGATGTCGTTTCCGCTGTCGGTGTTGCTATGCGTATGGCCGCACGAATGGATCAACCTGATCCGCCCCGCCAACCCCATCAGCGGGCAGGTGCTGGCCATTCTTGCGCTGAACCTCAATTTCGCCCTGTTAAATACGCTGATGATCGTCGTCTTCACTGCGCGTAACCGCCAGCGCTGGCTGGTGAGTTTTACTGCGATCGCGGTGGTGGTTTCGTTTGGCGCCAACTGGTTGTTGATTCCTCTTTATCATCAGGTCGGCGCCGCGATGGCGACGCTGTTCTCTCAAGCGTTGTTGTTTTTCATTATGGGCGGCGTCGGCTTGCCGCTGTTCGGGCTGCATGTCCCGGTCGCGCGGGTTGCCGGGCTAGCGGCGATTACGTTGACTTCCGCAGCGGCGGCGTATTGCGTCCCGGGTTTGCCGGTCTTGCTGGTTCCATTTATTTTTGGTGGATTTTGGCTCGTGCAAGCCAAACTCTTCAACGTCATTTCCATTGATGAAATCCGCCGATTGACGCAGGCCGCCCAGCCATAA
- a CDS encoding NAD-dependent epimerase/dehydratase family protein translates to MKVLLTGVTGYLGEAIAREGASRGYDLRGLCRVMPPPEQRIANVEYVVGDLLEPDSLRAACAGCDALIHSAGLVSIWRRDPGDFYRVNVDATRELFQIAYEQGVERALYTSSFFALGPTDAALADETWLNDRVEPPTHYARSKTAADRLARSLMDEGRDLTTVYPGVIYGPGRRTQGNHVSTLVEDFCKRKIPGVIGPDDRRWTFSYIDDVAQGHWLALETGKAGGRYILGGQDATQAELYEMLAELTGQSAPQRRIPAALAYLVALLEEGKARFLGAAPRLTRESLRAYSYHWRFTSHKAVTELGYTRTPLKIGLQKTLDALGYAPPEDRSTLL, encoded by the coding sequence ATGAAAGTATTACTGACAGGCGTGACCGGATATCTCGGCGAAGCGATTGCGCGTGAAGGCGCGTCGCGGGGCTATGACCTGCGTGGATTGTGCCGCGTCATGCCTCCCCCCGAACAGCGCATTGCTAATGTTGAATACGTCGTCGGCGATCTGCTTGAGCCAGACAGTTTACGCGCCGCCTGCGCGGGCTGTGATGCGCTCATTCACAGCGCGGGGCTGGTTTCGATCTGGCGGCGCGACCCCGGCGATTTTTATCGCGTCAACGTCGATGCGACCCGCGAGTTATTTCAAATCGCGTATGAGCAGGGCGTCGAGCGGGCGTTGTATACCTCGTCGTTTTTCGCGCTCGGCCCCACCGATGCGGCCCTGGCGGATGAGACCTGGCTCAACGACCGCGTTGAACCGCCCACCCATTACGCCCGTAGCAAAACCGCCGCCGACCGGCTGGCGCGCTCGTTGATGGACGAAGGCCGCGACCTGACGACGGTGTATCCAGGGGTGATTTACGGCCCCGGGCGCCGCACCCAAGGCAATCATGTTTCCACGCTGGTTGAAGATTTCTGCAAACGAAAAATCCCCGGCGTGATCGGCCCTGACGACCGCCGCTGGACGTTTTCGTATATCGACGACGTTGCTCAAGGCCACTGGTTGGCGCTTGAAACAGGCAAGGCGGGCGGGCGCTACATCCTCGGCGGGCAAGACGCGACCCAGGCGGAACTTTACGAAATGCTCGCCGAACTCACCGGGCAATCCGCGCCGCAGCGGCGCATTCCAGCGGCGTTGGCGTACCTGGTCGCGTTGTTAGAAGAAGGCAAAGCGCGTTTTTTGGGCGCGGCCCCGCGGCTAACGCGCGAGTCGCTGCGGGCGTATTCGTATCACTGGCGTTTCACCAGCCACAAGGCGGTGACCGAACTGGGCTACACGCGCACGCCGCTCAAAATCGGCCTGCAAAAAACCCTCGACGCGCTGGGTTACGCCCCGCCCGAAGACCGCTCGACGCTGTTGTGA
- a CDS encoding Mrp/NBP35 family ATP-binding protein, translating into MGLFSENSPSNQPTADAVVEALRHVQDPDLHKDLVSLGMVKDVKVEGATASFTVELTTPACPMKAKIEQDCKEAVSQIEGIDEIVVNMTANTSARGAMPETQAIPGVKNVFAVSSGKGGVGKSTVATNLALSIAKTGAKVGLMDADPYGPNIPQMLDCEAPPVVENNRIQPPVAHGIKMVSVGLIAPGDTPIVWRGPMVHSLIQQFLRDVDWGELDYLVVDMPPGTGDAQLSLSKLAPLSGVVMVTTPQEISLADVKRAIQMFRKVEVPVLGVVENMAYFACPDCGKQHNIFGSGGGEAIARDYDTEFLARIPIDVRVSQGGDSGKPIVLSDPDGAIAQEFDKLAGSVAQQISIANSRNTPLPIIQ; encoded by the coding sequence GTGGGACTCTTTTCAGAAAATTCACCCAGTAACCAACCAACCGCCGACGCAGTCGTCGAAGCATTGCGTCATGTACAAGACCCCGACTTACATAAAGACCTGGTCTCGCTCGGAATGGTCAAAGACGTAAAGGTAGAAGGCGCGACCGCGTCGTTTACCGTTGAACTGACCACCCCGGCGTGCCCCATGAAAGCCAAGATCGAACAAGACTGCAAAGAAGCGGTCTCTCAAATCGAAGGCATCGACGAAATCGTGGTCAACATGACGGCCAACACCAGCGCGCGCGGCGCCATGCCGGAGACGCAGGCTATCCCCGGCGTGAAAAACGTGTTCGCGGTTTCGAGCGGCAAGGGCGGCGTGGGCAAATCGACTGTCGCCACCAACCTTGCGCTGTCGATTGCAAAAACCGGCGCCAAAGTCGGGCTGATGGACGCCGACCCCTATGGGCCGAATATCCCCCAGATGTTGGATTGCGAAGCCCCGCCAGTGGTCGAGAACAACCGCATTCAACCGCCGGTCGCGCATGGCATTAAAATGGTCTCGGTCGGGCTGATTGCGCCGGGCGACACGCCGATTGTGTGGCGCGGGCCGATGGTTCACAGTTTAATTCAACAATTTCTGCGCGACGTCGATTGGGGCGAGCTCGATTATCTGGTGGTTGACATGCCGCCGGGCACGGGCGACGCACAATTGAGCCTCTCAAAACTCGCGCCGCTGTCGGGCGTCGTCATGGTCACCACGCCGCAAGAAATTTCACTCGCGGACGTAAAACGCGCCATTCAGATGTTCCGTAAGGTCGAGGTCCCGGTGTTGGGCGTTGTGGAAAACATGGCCTATTTTGCCTGCCCGGATTGCGGCAAGCAACACAACATCTTCGGGTCGGGCGGCGGTGAAGCCATCGCTCGCGACTATGACACCGAGTTCCTGGCGCGTATTCCAATTGACGTGCGGGTCTCGCAAGGCGGCGACTCTGGCAAGCCCATCGTCTTGTCTGATCCCGACGGCGCCATCGCCCAAGAATTCGACAAACTGGCCGGGTCGGTCGCCCAACAAATCAGTATCGCCAATTCTCGAAACACGCCGCTGCCGATTATTCAATAG
- a CDS encoding 6-carboxytetrahydropterin synthase, whose protein sequence is MPIEITRRAYFCAAHRLHSPHLSEDENRETYGACNNPHGHGHNYCFDVTVMGEVDPKTGMLINLDVLDELIEREIIVPVDHHNLNVDVEIMRGVIPTMENMLMVFWKQLEPHMPANVSLKQVALRESEKNSAVYTGPRSVTG, encoded by the coding sequence ATGCCAATTGAAATTACCCGCCGCGCGTATTTTTGCGCGGCGCATCGTTTGCATAGCCCGCATTTGAGTGAAGACGAAAACCGCGAGACCTACGGCGCCTGCAATAACCCTCACGGTCACGGTCACAACTATTGCTTCGATGTGACCGTGATGGGCGAGGTCGATCCTAAAACCGGCATGTTGATTAACCTCGATGTGTTAGACGAACTGATCGAACGGGAAATTATCGTCCCCGTTGACCACCACAATCTCAACGTCGACGTTGAGATCATGCGCGGCGTGATTCCCACCATGGAAAACATGCTGATGGTTTTTTGGAAGCAGTTAGAGCCGCACATGCCCGCCAACGTCTCATTGAAGCAAGTGGCGCTGCGCGAGTCGGAGAAAAATTCCGCCGTCTATACCGGCCCGCGCTCTGTTACAGGATAA